CCGATATATGGTTATGTCATTTATGTAATCCACCGTGCATAAAAACCTATCATTTTTTATCGGTTAATGTTCAATAACTCTTGTTTTTGCAACATTACATGTTATATCTGTGGATAAATGATTTTTGAAGAACCATGAAGCATACATTTCTAGCCTGTTCCTAATCTTGTTTTTTGCTTGTGTcatgcatttataaatattacacatagCGATCATTGTAATGTCATTCGTAAATGTTGCGTAcataattgcataattaacTCGTGTATTCGCGCTACGTGTCACGAATCCCTCGCGGGGCAGCGACACGAATCCACAGTAAAAAAATCCACACCTAATCGCGATGATATACTAATGATATGATACGCGATGCATAATGCATGCATTTACAGTATGTCGTATGAAACGTGACGAAAAAGCGAGCGACACAAAAACAAGAatgacacattttttattttgtattatcctCCATTAAGAACAAAAGAATTGGTATTTCCATCGTTTAGTGTGTCGCCTCTCCGTGAGACGACCTTGTGACAGTTCAATATTCCCCATAGTTGCCGAAATAAATGCGAATATAAATAACGATTAGCGCTCGTTCATCTCGCTCGCGTTCAAATGTCAAACGGCAAACAGCTGTTTGCCATCCTTTCGAAGAGTTCGCCCACGCGTTCGCCTCCGATGTCTTGTCGTCTCAATTTCGTTCCGATCAAATGCATACGGACGTGACGTTCAAGGTCAGGCAACCTTGTCGAGAAAGGCCGTGCTTgcaattgaaagaaatatatcgtcAATCGCCGATTTCATCATAGCAGCTCGGAGAGCGCTCGAGCGAGATAAATCTATCTTCTGTAACACTTGAATTAGCTATTCAAGGACGTTCCTTATAGATATACCCATCGCGATCCGCCATCGCTTACAACTCGGAGAGTAATAGAGACTCACGTAATAGAAAATCCCAGTTCTCACGAGCAATTTCTCCAATTCTGTTTTGTTCCGTACATCAATATCTCacgtattaaatttgaattgttATTAGAGagttgttttaaatatttcgtaaatccTATGCGCGAggtattgaatatttttgtgtaatattagagctaattattttaattttaaaaaatagttgaaAGAGTAACATTTTGTcgatgtttattaattttttatcgcattatttatgataaagtgAGGTCAATTTTCTATTCCGATCcgtatatgttaaattattattaacgattATTTTGCTGTGCTCGTTTCGgatttgacaaatatttgcatttcttGCTCTATGCAAAACTCTGTCTAATGTCCATTTTTGCGATGCTGATGACAACAGGGTAGCCTTACGAGTTCTTTTATGCAACGCGAGGATTTGTCGATTGTCTTACGTCAATCCGTCAAGTGAGATTCTACAGCTTTATTCGCATATATTCGGATATATTTTCCTTGGTACGAAAGAGAaaagtgtaaataattaatttaatccttTTCTGATCCTAATAATAGATCTTAATAATAGTGTAGTGATACACGTGCAAGCGCGTTGGAGTTACTTGCTTGGAGTTAATTTACTGAAAACTATAGAATAGAGTGTCGcgtaatatttatacgtaataGCTTAAGtttattaagttaaaataaactgCGCtctattaagtaaatatttgcaGTCTCTTAGTCGTCCGGACTCGCAATTAAATCCTACTGTAAAGTTATACcgaaaaatgcaatttacgTAATGGCAAAGTGTATGATGAAATTAAGAAGCGTCGCGGATGAAGTAATCCATTTAGCGTATTCTCCACAATCATTTCACACGattacgaaaatataattaccttTTGCGATGTGGTCGCATAAATAACGTTCAAAAATAGTGCTTCAGTTTCTTGACGAGAGATTTCTCTCATGATTTCATTGTAGCGAAGGTGACAGATACGTCAAGGTAGCGTGGAAGGATGTCAAGGTGGGTGACCTGGTTCACCTCTCAAACAACGAACTAGTACCGGCCGATCTCTTGCTTCTGAGAAGCAGCGATCCTCAGGGATTAGCTTATCTCGATACGTGCAACCTTGATGGTGAGTCGAATCTGAAGCAGCGTCAAGTTGTCAGGGGTTTCCTCGATCTGCAGGATACTTTCCAGCCTTCCAAGTTCCGGTCGGTGGTCGAGGTCGATCAGCCAAGTACTAGAATATATAGGTGAATACACGTAGGCGATAATTTATCATGCTGACAATCTATTAAAATCATCTCTCTTAgattctcattattttttataaatttgcaaaaatttagatacaaaatatatatatatatatttcttaataatttcaagTCTGCAAAGTCACGttacattcaatataaaactttgtattttatgatttattccaAAGCGCTTATCGCAACGGTATTTATCACCGTTTGCAAACTAATTAACAGAATTAACTGGATTATGAGTTATCTCGCTAAATGTGTCTGTTAGATTTCATGGCGCCGTAGTACATCCGAACGGCGGCAGGGTGCCCGTGTCCACGGAAAATCTTTTACTCAGGgaatgtattttaaagaacACCGACTTCGTCGAAGGTATAGTCATATACGCCGGTCACGAGACTAAAGCATTACTAAACAATGGCGGACCCAGGTACAAggtgagaaaatatatataagaaaacaaataaattaacaattgaaataattaagaagATTACGGCTTTGgagaataattacaatttttttgtaagaaaaaaatagataattttccctgaatattttttgaattatataaaatgattttcggATATGACTAACAAGGAAAGGAAGTGTCCCCTTCCGATTTTAATgcgctttgaatatgttgtaaTCTAGGTCACAAtaggagacacgtatttttttacacgtgCTCTTTTGGCCGTTAAGGGGCTGAAACACCCTCTTGAGAAAAattggtttttatatttttgagtaAATAACGTCGAAAcggtaagagatataaaaaaagtttcgaataaaaattttatggtttttaatgtactttaaaactgcgtaatcagatttttcaaaaattgaggggggagagggggatttcgaaaaatctgattatgcagttttaaagtacattaaaaaccataaaacttttattggagacattttttttatatctcttaccgTTTCAACGGTATttgctcagaaatataaaaaccgatttttctcaagaggGTGTTTCACCCTCTTAACGATCGTATaggcacgtataaaaaaatacgtgtctcctattttgacctagactacaacatattcaaagcgcATTAAAATCGAAGGGGAACACTTCCATACTTAAGAGGTGTCAAACAAAAAGTATCGCTCAAAATGTCAAAAGCCAAACATatatgaaagtaaaaaatctaaattattcagatatgtttattaaacgcgaaagttaagaaaaaatcttaaaaacaGGTGGTTTGCTATATGATTTCGCAATTTACTTccttaaataaatagataggACAGATAGATGACACGAGGAGTACCTTCAACGCGCGGATTTAAACCATGCTGTGACGCGATATGATTTCAGCGTTCCCGTCTGGAGAAGCAGATGAATAGGGATGTGATTTGGTGCGTGGTGATATTGTCGGTGCTATGTGTCATCGGTGCATTCGGCTGCCGATTCTGGTTATCAGCGTACACAGGCTTGACAGTGGTGCCGTTTCTGCCGGTGATCCAGGAGCCGATTTACGAGAGCATACTGACCTTCCTGACCTtcgttataatatttcaagtgATGATACCGCTGAGTCTGTACGTGACGATCGAGATGGCCAAGGTAGGACAGGTGTACCACATCGGCCACGACCCGGCTCTCGACGACACGGAAACCGGCCGTAAGGCGGAATGCCGTGCGCTGAATATCACGGAGGAACTAGGCCAAGTGAGTGcggtaatttatattaaatgaatctGCGCGCGCGAGGGAGAGTATTTTGTACGTATATTCGAtcgatatgaaaattatactttctcacgagaaaagaaataattgtgtggaaaattattaataaatatttatatttattattaacatatttctctctcatttgTATTTCCAATTTAATTAGCATCCATCATCATCACATcgtataattatcttttgtaATCTTCTCtgcattattttgcatttttttctcagaCAAAAATATCCtatcgatatttttgaaagtaacacacgcaatatatattactattatttactGTTGAATTACAGGTGCAATATGTTTTTTCCGACAAGACTGGTACCCTCACGgaaaataaaatgctattCAGGCGATGCGCGGTAGGCGGCCAAGATTACTCGCACATGGGCGACAACGAGCATCTGCTTCCGTGTTCGCGGCTTAAGGAAGACCTGCTCATAAGTACATTTCGACATCGCTTACAGGAATTTCTTATTGTCTTGGCCACGTGCAACACAGTTGTCGTAAATTCTCAACCTCATCACGATATCATGAACTCTAGCGGGGTCATCGAGGAACCTCAAAAGAATGGAACAGTCGCCACAAGGTTGGCACATGTtagattaagaaaataaaagaaaaacaagtaaatttattatgctttgcaaaaagaaaaaaatggttaattaaatttaaatgtttaatttagaCGAATCAAATCTGTTTTCTCTGTGAGATTAATGTCGTGATATTTTTGCAGAATAACAGAGTCGGATACCACTTCATTTCCGACCGCTAATTCTCCGCCGGTACCGATATCTCCGAATAACAGGAATACCCGCACCTTGTCCCCAGTATCATCTATAATTAGCACAACAAATACGTTCGATGACACGCCAAAATTTCCGTTTAAACTTTCCAGGTTAGTATAACGTTCGAGTATACGAAGTACGCAGATATTTAACTgagcaatttctttttcaggcCAAAGTTGCTGAATGTAACGTCGATACCGAGCCTAGGGATCGGTTTATTGGGACGAAAACTTTCACCGGACGGACAGAAGAGACGTAGTCCAGACACGAAAAACAGCGACGAGTTACTACAAAGCCCAGCGATCTACGAGGCGGAGAGCCCGGATGAGTTGGCGCTGGTACACGCGGCGCGCGCTTACGATGTCAAACTGGTGAAACGGACGCCTCGCACCGCAATCGTTTCCTTTCCGGACAAATCGACGCTCGCGTTCGAGATACTTCATGTAAGTGGTTGTGAGCGGATGAGAATCACTCGAGAACGAGAGAGTATTCAGTTAATCAATTGTTATTTCTTGACTATTTCAGGTACTGCCGTTTGATTCGAACAGAAAGTGTATGTCAGTGTTGCTCAGACATCCTCACACCGGTGAGATAGTGTTATATAGCAAGGGCGCCGACACGACGGTGTTACCAGCATTGTCGCCGGACGAGGAGAATACCGTCGCCTCGGCGAGTATTCGACAGTGTCTACAGTCGTACGCGCGTCAAGGATTACGTACCTTAGTGATGGCGAGGAGAACATTGACGTCGCAGGAGTACGAAATGTGGCAGCAGAAACACAACGAAGCGGAAATGGCGACGGAGAACCGCGAGCGTCGTATACGTGATTCATACGCGATGCTGGAGTCGCACTTGACATTACTAGGAGCGACCGGCATCGAGGACAAGTTGCAAGTCGGCGTGCCCGAGACAATGGCCGCTCTGATAGGTGCCGGGATCGTCGTGTGGGTTCTGACAGGTTCGTGGAAAGGATCTCGCATGCGTGCACACAAACCGGTTTAACGTTAGGCCATTCTTTTTCATACACAATTATCGTAGAGAAATAAAAGGCGTTTCACGTCAAATCACAAATGGAGTTGCTCATAGTCAACCTTCCGTCTATGCGTTATATTACGTAAAcaacattataaaaagattagagAAGTGATTATTTAGACGAATAtgtatcgataataaaataggCGTCTCTCGAAACTACATTCTTGTGCATAATTAACGCATAATATATACGTCAAAGCGATTACGCGACTTCGCGTCATATACACATGTGTTCACGTTTGCGGTTGCAGGGGACAAGCCGGAGACTGCGGTAAACGTGGCGTACTCGGCGCGGCTCTTCTCACCGGCGATGGAATTGCTACATCTGCAGGCGAGATCGAAATCCGTTGCCGAGACGATCATACGCGGCTATCTGGAGGCGGCGAGTAAAAAGAGCGCAAATAATAGCCATTCGCAGCAACCAGGTATGATGGGTATCACGGATTCCATCAGTATGTATCCCAATCACGATTCCACCGAGAGAGACGCTCATAGAATCGGCAGTCCATGGCCACGACCACGTGCACTTGTCGTGGACGGTAAGACGTTGACTGTAATCCTGGATCCGCGATCAGGCTTGACCGGCCCGTTCCTTGAACTTACGAAAATGTGCTCCAGCGTCTTAGCCTGTCGCGCTACGCCATTGCAAAAGGTAAGAATAATAATGTCGACACACACGGATACAAAATAAGATTGTCAATAAATTCGAGACAAGTTctctaattacaattaattaatatgacaaGAATTACTAAAGCGCGATTAATTGTACCATTGCAGGCATACATAGTCCGCATCGTTAAAAAGCAATTAGGAATGAGAACATTAGCGATCGGCGACGGCGCAAATGACGTTAGCATGATACAAACTGCCGATGTAGGCGTCGGTATCTCGGGACAAGAAGGTACGCAGGCGGTAATGGCGGCAGATTTCGCGATTTCACGATTTTCCATGCTCAGTCGACTCCTCCTTCTGCACGGGCACTGGTGTTACGACCGTCTCGCCAGAATgattttgtatttcttttacaaGAATGCAACTTTCGTCTTCCTCGTGTTCTGGTTTCAGGTGAGTATCGCGAAgaatggagaaaaaaataattattaaagaaaaaaattaatgaaaaaaaaatgttatttttcgcgtaaaataattttagctggaaaatttatgtgaatgtttctcaaataatataataacatctatctatttttttcttgtagcTCTACTGCGGTTTCTCTGGTGCCGTAATGAtagatcaaatatatttaatgctaTACAACTTGCTGTTCACTTCGCTACCGCCTCTAGCTTTGGGCATTTACGATCGAGTCGCCGCGCCTCGTGTCTTACTTTCAGCACCGGAATTGTATACAAGAGGACGTTTGGGACTAGTTTATCAGCCGCATTCGTTTTGGCTCACGATCGGCGACGCTCTTTATCAAAGTATCGTTATCTTCTTTATCACCAAAGAGGTTCGTGCCATATTAGTAAGAATAAAGAGTCGGAAACTCGATTGATCACAGTCCGTTcgtttctttattctttagGTTTATTACGATTCCGCTATCGATATATGGGAATTCGGGACGACTATTATGACAGCGTGCATCGTCGTCATGCTGCTTTATGCTGCCATAGAAATTAGATCTTGGGTAagtaagaagaaataaatatatttcttgtgaATATGAAGATAtagttttcaataataatgttatctaTTTCAGACTATAATTCATATCGGTGCCATCTTGGGTTCCTTGGGCATATTCTTCGGATTTTGCCTATTTTATAACGCTGTCTGCATTAATTGCATGGGTTTACCTGGATCCTTCTGGGTAATGGAAAAGATCATAACGCGTCATACGTACTGGTTCACTATAGTACTTACGTCTGTCCTCGCTTTAATGCCTAG
This sequence is a window from Anoplolepis gracilipes chromosome 10, ASM4749672v1, whole genome shotgun sequence. Protein-coding genes within it:
- the LOC140670533 gene encoding phospholipid-transporting ATPase VD isoform X2, whose product is MSEDDAQEAASEEIERQGSLYVFPSAGCPSRATSSSPSSTTALQPPLLSFLHGGDHSITMSTTMTTSTTTTMTSTSTKISNGDEDEDAVEDVTSPVRRRPLSKTHARSASHGGVLADCTTGWQTYGSFLGPLTTVGSATSAGRPSALKKPGHQRAFSQGQVADVTQGQSAVTGHHRVGSRTDFILPPGHREEGRPPTAGRMPSFRGHSRQASRSESIYTIRRSVAPPWWRRLWAHCFGSLPEEPRLRTIVPNHLVSPKTPKSRHPNGNRTDNRVRTTKYTALSFLPRNLLEQFHRVANLYFIFIVLLNWIPPINAFGKEVAMIPVMFVLGVTALKDFFEDRRRLASDRRVNNSTCRVYVSEGDRYVKVAWKDVKVGDLVHLSNNELVPADLLLLRSSDPQGLAYLDTCNLDGESNLKQRQVVRGFLDLQDTFQPSKFRSVVEVDQPSTRIYRFHGAVVHPNGGRVPVSTENLLLRECILKNTDFVEGIVIYAGHETKALLNNGGPRYKRSRLEKQMNRDVIWCVVILSVLCVIGAFGCRFWLSAYTGLTVVPFLPVIQEPIYESILTFLTFVIIFQVMIPLSLYVTIEMAKVGQVYHIGHDPALDDTETGRKAECRALNITEELGQVQYVFSDKTGTLTENKMLFRRCAVGGQDYSHMGDNEHLLPCSRLKEDLLISTFRHRLQEFLIVLATCNTVVVNSQPHHDIMNSSGVIEEPQKNGTVATRITESDTTSFPTANSPPVPISPNNRNTRTLSPVSSIISTTNTFDDTPKFPFKLSRPKLLNVTSIPSLGIGLLGRKLSPDGQKRRSPDTKNSDELLQSPAIYEAESPDELALVHAARAYDVKLVKRTPRTAIVSFPDKSTLAFEILHVLPFDSNRKCMSVLLRHPHTGEIVLYSKGADTTVLPALSPDEENTVASASIRQCLQSYARQGLRTLVMARRTLTSQEYEMWQQKHNEAEMATENRERRIRDSYAMLESHLTLLGATGIEDKLQVGVPETMAALIGAGIVVWVLTGDKPETAVNVAYSARLFSPAMELLHLQARSKSVAETIIRGYLEAASKKSANNSHSQQPGMMGITDSISMYPNHDSTERDAHRIGSPWPRPRALVVDGKTLTVILDPRSGLTGPFLELTKMCSSVLACRATPLQKAYIVRIVKKQLGMRTLAIGDGANDVSMIQTADVGVGISGQEGTQAVMAADFAISRFSMLSRLLLLHGHWCYDRLARMILYFFYKNATFVFLVFWFQLYCGFSGAVMIDQIYLMLYNLLFTSLPPLALGIYDRVAAPRVLLSAPELYTRGRLGLVYQPHSFWLTIGDALYQSIVIFFITKEVYYDSAIDIWEFGTTIMTACIVVMLLYAAIEIRSWTIIHIGAILGSLGIFFGFCLFYNAVCINCMGLPGSFWVMEKIITRHTYWFTIVLTSVLALMPRLIYKAIQSTIAPDAMQVVSQQIAAKSSSQVRRQRISSQRGEVNFIAGWSRSSQHATIRPGSYRSKSSALTTIVA
- the LOC140670533 gene encoding phospholipid-transporting ATPase VD isoform X1 is translated as MSEDDAQEAASEEIERQGSLYVFPSAGCPSRATSSSPSSTTALQPPLLSFLHGGDHSITMSTTMTTSTTTTMTSTSTKISNGDEDEDAVEDVTSPVRRRPLSKTHARSASHGGVLADCTTGWQTYGSFLGPLTTVGSATSAGRPSALKKPGHQRAFSQGQVADVTQGQSAVTGHHRVGSRTDFILPPGHREEGRPPTAGRMPSFRGHSRQASRSESIYTIRRSVAPPWWRRLWAHCFGSLPEEPRLRTIVPNHLVSPKTPKSRHPNGNRTDNRVRTTKYTALSFLPRNLLEQFHRVANLYFIFIVLLNWIPPINAFGKEVAMIPVMFVLGVTALKDFFEDRRRLASDRRVNNSTCRVYVSEGDRYVKVAWKDVKVGDLVHLSNNELVPADLLLLRSSDPQGLAYLDTCNLDGESNLKQRQVVRGFLDLQDTFQPSKFRSVVEVDQPSTRIYRFHGAVVHPNGGRVPVSTENLLLRECILKNTDFVEGIVIYAGHETKALLNNGGPRYKRSRLEKQMNRDVIWCVVILSVLCVIGAFGCRFWLSAYTGLTVVPFLPVIQEPIYESILTFLTFVIIFQVMIPLSLYVTIEMAKVGQVYHIGHDPALDDTETGRKAECRALNITEELGQVQYVFSDKTGTLTENKMLFRRCAVGGQDYSHMGDNEHLLPCSRLKEDLLISTFRHRLQEFLIVLATCNTVVVNSQPHHDIMNSSGVIEEPQKNGTVATRITESDTTSFPTANSPPVPISPNNRNTRTLSPVSSIISTTNTFDDTPKFPFKLSRPKLLNVTSIPSLGIGLLGRKLSPDGQKRRSPDTKNSDELLQSPAIYEAESPDELALVHAARAYDVKLVKRTPRTAIVSFPDKSTLAFEILHVLPFDSNRKCMSVLLRHPHTGEIVLYSKGADTTVLPALSPDEENTVASASIRQCLQSYARQGLRTLVMARRTLTSQEYEMWQQKHNEAEMATENRERRIRDSYAMLESHLTLLGATGIEDKLQVGVPETMAALIGAGIVVWVLTGDKPETAVNVAYSARLFSPAMELLHLQARSKSVAETIIRGYLEAASKKSANNSHSQQPGMMGITDSISMYPNHDSTERDAHRIGSPWPRPRALVVDGKTLTVILDPRSGLTGPFLELTKMCSSVLACRATPLQKAYIVRIVKKQLGMRTLAIGDGANDVSMIQTADVGVGISGQEGTQAVMAADFAISRFSMLSRLLLLHGHWCYDRLARMILYFFYKNATFVFLVFWFQLYCGFSGAVMIDQIYLMLYNLLFTSLPPLALGIYDRVAAPRVLLSAPELYTRGRLGLVYQPHSFWLTIGDALYQSIVIFFITKEVYYDSAIDIWEFGTTIMTACIVVMLLYAAIEIRSWTIIHIGAILGSLGIFFGFCLFYNAVCINCMGLPGSFWVMEKIITRHTYWFTIVLTSVLALMPRLIYKAIQSTIAPDAMQVVSQQIAAKSSSQVRRQRISSQRGEVNFIAGWSRSSQHATIRYISVISCYLITLNMGFALFVFPNVSFIVHCRPGSYRSKSSALTTIVA